CAATAACATTAATCCTGCAACAATCCAAGGTAACCTATATAATCCAGTGTCCATCATAAACCCAAACAATATGGGTCCACAAGCAGAGCCGATGTCCATTCCAGAATAAACCACACCATAGACTAAACTCGTAGAATGTTTTGATGCTATTTTTCTAACAAGCATGTCACGCGAAGGAATGGCTATACCAAAACAAAAACCAGCTATAATAAAAGCAAGAGTTATATATGTTACAGGGACTAGTCCAATAGATATAACAAATAGTGTAACCCCAGAAATAATAAGAGATATTAAAATATTACCCTCTTTAAATCTCATAGCAGAAATTAATAATCCTCCTATAAAGATTCCCATAGCAGACGATACCATGTACGTTGACAACATGGAACCCGCAAATATTTCACTAGATCCGTATAATTTAACTAAAATAGGTATAGTGTATTGCTGTATTGAAGATGTGGCAAATGAAGTTGATATAAAAAATATAAAAGCACCCCACATTGCAAAATGAGAGAACATATTTATTATCGAACCCATGTAATCTTTATTCTTTAGTTCCCCATCATTGCTGTTATTTTTATAGGAGAATGCATCTATGTGCAAATAATCTTTAGATCTAATAACAAATAACAAAGACATTAAAAATAATATGGCCACGCTAAGTGCAGCGATACGCCAATTAGTCACGAATATAACGGTAGTTATAAAAATAGGAGCACACGCCCATCCAATACTACCTGATAAACCATGCAAACTAAAAGCATATCCTAATCTATCAGTGCTTACCAATTTATTAATAACCAAATAACCGGCTGGATGAAATACAGAATTGCCAATCCCACCCAATATAGCAGAACACAATAATGAAAAATATCCAAAAGAATATGATATCGTTACGCTAGAAATAAAAAAAGCTATTATCCCAAATAATAGAACTTTAAATGGTCCATATTTATCTACTGCTATCCCAGATATAACCTGACCAACACCAGAAATCACATAAAAAATCGATGCTAAAAGACCAAGCTTAGCGAAATCTAAAGAAAATTCCAATCCAAGAGCTATATATAACGAAGGTAGAACCAACTGAAAAAAATGAGACAAAGCGTGTATGAACGATATTAGAAAAATAATTTTCCAATCGCGAGAACGGACACTGTTATTGCATAACGTTCCATTTGGAGGAGAAAAATTCATATATATAAAACCGAATTAGTAAAAAATATAGCATGACCCGTTTACATTCTATAACAAAAATAGGGGTTATGTTAGAACATTAATAAAAATTAATTAGCAATGTCTCTGTTAGGAGAAAATTCTCTATGTAACATGGGCAATGAGCATTTTATATAAAACAGCATTGATAATACAGCAAATATAGACGACACTGCAATTAACAAAGAACCAATTTTTAAAAAAGAAATATATAAAAATGAATCGCCATAAAATAAACAAGGTATCGCCGCCATTTGGAACATTGTTTTTAACTTTCCTAGTGCGTGAACAGAAACAATATACTCCGATCCAATCCTTGCCATCCATTCGCGCAAAGAAGATATAAATATTTCTCTACCTATTATTATTAGAGCCACCAACATACTAACCCTACCTAGATCTAACAAAACTATCAAAGAGGTACAAACTATAATTTTATCAGCAACAGGATCCAAAAAAGCACCGAATGATGTACTCTGATTTAAGTAACGAGCTAACCAGCCATCAAGCCAATCTGTAAAAGCAGCTAGAATAAAAAGCAGGGCTGCAAGATTATTAATAAAGGCACTACAAATATATTTATTAGGGATATAAAACAATAATAGAATCAAAGGCGATATTGCAATACGAATAAAAGTCAAGACAATTGGAATATTTATAATCATAAAGCATAACCATAAGTAAACTTAAAAAATTTGATAAGCTCAATGTAGTGACTCATATATAGCCTTAGCTAAATGATTAGGAATGCCTTCTACAGAGCTAATTTCTTCCATTGTAGCTGAAGAAATACCAGACATGCTACCAAAATATTTCAATAGAGCTGCACAACGTTTCTCACCAATTCCTTTTATATCAATAATTTTGGAATAAAATCTAGATTTATGTATGACATTTCTCATACTACTAATAGCAAACCTATGAGCTTCATCTCTTATATGCGCCAACAACATTAATGCCTCAGACTCAATACCAAGAATAAGGTCATTCCTATCATCTGCAAAAACAAGCGTCTCTAAACCAGCTTTACGATTATCACCCTTAGATATGCCAATTAATAACCTAACATCTAAATTTAAATTCTCAAATACCTTTTTTGAAACTTCTATTTGCCCCCTTCCTCCGTCAATCAAAACTATGTGGGGCATTTTTATATTCTTTTGTGAGAATCTCTTATATAAGACTTGTTCTATAGCAGCACAATCATCACCAGGTATTATTTTATCTATGATAAAATGACGATATAAAGAGGGGCTCATTCCACAATTTTCAAATACAACACAAGATGCCCTAGTCGCCTCACCTTTAAAATGACTTATATCAAAACACTCAACCCTAAAAGAAGATAAATTTTTCAGTTTTATTTTCAAGATATCCGTCAGTTTATTTATTCGATTAATATATAAATTAATATTATCAAATTTTTTTTGTAATGCTAATTTAGCATTGTAAGTTGCTTGCTTTAACCATGAATATCTTATGCCTCTAACAGGGGAAACAAATACTTTTATCTTTTTCGCCTCTCCATAAGATTTTTTAATACTATTAATAGTATTACGATCTGTGAAATTATGAGAGCACACCAAGACATCAGGCAATTGATTCTTTAAATAAAACTGAGAAGAGAAAGCATCTAATACACTCTCAGCGTTTGCTAAATATTCGTTCTCAGAAAAAAAAGACCTGTCCCCCAGGTGCCTACCATATCTAACCATAGCTATATTAACGCAATATTTATTTCCCTCTGAAACTACGGATATAATATCTGTGTCTTCAATGCAAGAACTTTCCATGGTTTGCTTATTTAATATTTTTGATAAAGCTGCAACCTGATCACGGAATACAGAGGCTAGTTCAAAATTCAATTCTTGTGAAGCCTTATTCATTTTCTCTTTTATTTCTTTTATCACATGATTAGATTTACCGTTTAGAAATAAAATTGCATCACTAACATCCTGAAGGTAATCATTTTTATTTATTAATCCAACACAAGGAGCAGAACATCTGCTTATCTGGCCCAATAAACAAGGTCTAGACCTATTCGCAAACATAGCATCATCGCAAATCCTTAGTCGAAAAATCTTTTGCAAGATTTTAATAGTTTCACGCACAGCTCCTGAGTCAGGGAAAGGACCAAAATACTGCCCATCAATTTTCTCTTTGTAAACACGGCAAAAAATCAATCTAGGCCACTCTTGAGAAGATATCTTCAGATAAGGATAAGACTTGTCATCACGGAACAATATGTTATACCTAGGATGTATGGATTTTATTAGATTGTTTTCTAAAATAAGCGCATCAACCTCAGAATTTGTAACCGTGAACTCAATGTTAGATATTTTAGAAACCATAACACTAACTCTAGGAGCATTAGAGCTATTTATGAAGTAAGAAGATATTCTTTTCTTCAAATCTTTTGCCTTGCCAACATATATAATATTACCAAAACTATCTATATATTTATATATGCCAGGTAAACTAGGAAGATTAGCTAAAAAAACTTTCAAATTAGAATTATTAAGCATAACTTATAAAATATTTTTAGCGTTTTCTCTCTGTAACGACAATAGCTATAACCATATGAATATCATCGCTAATTGAAACATGGGAGTTCCCATAAATAGATCTATACCACACATTAAGATCATAAGATAGAATAATTCTTGGTTTGCCTTCATTAGAGTTAATGATCTGAATACTCTTCCAAGTAATAGGATATCGAATGCCTGTATCAATGGCTTTAGAAAAAGCTTCTTTGGACGCTATTCTTGAAGCTAAAAATCTAATACCTCGCTCATAATTTGCGTTTAACCTTTTATGAAAAAAATATAATTCATTCTCGCCAAGCATCTTTGCTAGAAAATGATCATCGTATCTTTGATATAGAGTTCTTACTCTATCAACAGACAATAAATCTATACCTACACCTGCGATTCCAGATATATCTTTACTATTTTTAAAAACATCAAGACTGTTAAACACTTCTAATAAAAGATCCTATTTGTTTCTGGCTTCAAGTATAATTCTCTTCATTTCAACAACCGCATTATGAATACCGTCAAAAATAGATCTGCTAATTATAGAATGACCGATATTCAATTCTTCTATACCATCAATGGATGCTATACTTGTGACATTGTCATAACTTAAACCATGACCTGCATTAACTTTCAATCCTTGTGATTTTGCAAAGCCAACAGCTTCTTTAACTCTAAACAACTCATTATTAATTTGTGATGGCGCAGCATCAGAATACTTGCCGGTATGTATTTCAATAATACCAATTCCAATTTTTGCGGCAGCCTCTATCTGAACTATATCTGGATCAATAAATATTGAAACATTTATTTCATTACTACTTAACAAATCCACAACATTCCTAATAGAAGACATGTGTTTAATAACATCTAATCCACCTTCTGTAGTCAATTCAGAACGATTTTCAGGTACAAGACATACATCATCTGGTTTTGCCTTACATGCTATATTAATAATATCTACAGATAAAGAACATTCAAGGTTCATTCTGGTTTTTAAGATCTTACGCATGGCAAAAACATCATTATCTTGGATATGTCTTCTATCTTCTCTGAGATGCAATGTAATCAAATCAGCACCAGCCTCCTCAGCCTTAATTGCTGCTAGCAAAGGATCTGGGTAATCTGTATATCTTTGTTGTCTTATAGTAGCAACATGATCAATGTTAACGCCTAATTTAATCATTACCTATCATCCTTTGTAAAAATATTTCTGCCATTCTTTAAATAAATATAGAGAAATGCAAAACATTTAATTCAAAAACAGAAAACTTGTATATTATAATCGATTAAAGACGTTATAAATAACAAATCCATACCTTAGTATATGAGCGCGTGTGACAATATTTAATATAATAGATTAACCTACAATATAAATATGTGATTATGTTACAATTATTGATAGGATTTGTTTATCTTGCTTTTGCATCTGTACAATTTTTATATAAATAAGTATAATTTTCAATTCTGCTGTTTTTGTGCGGTAGCAAATCTACCATTATATAAAAAACTTAAACATCTGTAAAACTAGCTAGTTACAGAATTTTTATTATAAATAATCAAGATTAACTAAATAAGTAAGGTGTTTTTATGGCCCGCGTATGTCAAATTACAGGTAAAGCTCCTATGGTAGGCAACAATGTCTCTCATGCAAATAATAAAACTAAAAGACGTTTCCTGCCTAACCTACAATCAAGAAGATTCTGGATAGAAGAGGAAAATAAATGGATACGGTTAAAAGTATCGACCAAGGCAATTAGAACAATAGATAAAAACGGAATCAAATCAGTATTAAGCAACTCTTAGTAAGAATTATAAGATTAATTAAAACAGGAGAACAAAATGGCGAAAGGATCTAGAGAAAAAATTAAATTAGAATCGACAGCTGGTACTGGTCATTTTTATACAACTACCAAAAATAAGAAAAACAACCCAGAAAAGATTTTATTAAAAAAGTTTGATCCAGTTGTAAGAAAACATGTTGGATATAAAGAAATAAAACTTAAATAAATTTGAATACATGAAAAAGTATTATTGTTTCCCAATTATCTTTTGATTTAAGATAAAACTACTCATGATGTTTAGAAAGATTTTTATAGTCCTTATTATGGATATTATTGGATCTTAGTTTAAAATTATTATCTATAATTCCATAGCTATAAGTACTATGGGGCTCCATTTCAAAGCAAATCAGTATTGCATATTCATTACATAACATATTATATCTAATTAACAATGAAAGAATACTACGATCATAAATTAATAGAAAAAACAGCTCAAACATATTGGGAATCTGCCCAGATATATAAAGTAGAAGAATATGCAAAAAATTATGATGGAAGCTTTAAACCTAAGTTTTTTGCTTGCTCCATGCTTCCTTACCCAAGTGGTAAACTTCACATGGGACATGTCCGCAATTACACTATCAATGATATGATGACACGGTATTTACGCATGCAAGGTTTTAATGTGTTAATGCCAATGGGATGGGACGCTTTCGGCATGCCTGCCGAAAATGCAGCTATAAAATCAGGAATATCACCATATGAATGGACACGCAACAATATTTCTTATATGAAAAAACAAATGCTAGCAATGGGCCTAGCCATTGACTGGTCTAGA
The genomic region above belongs to Candidatus Kinetoplastibacterium blastocrithidii (ex Strigomonas culicis) and contains:
- the uvrC gene encoding excinuclease ABC subunit UvrC, with protein sequence MLNNSNLKVFLANLPSLPGIYKYIDSFGNIIYVGKAKDLKKRISSYFINSSNAPRVSVMVSKISNIEFTVTNSEVDALILENNLIKSIHPRYNILFRDDKSYPYLKISSQEWPRLIFCRVYKEKIDGQYFGPFPDSGAVRETIKILQKIFRLRICDDAMFANRSRPCLLGQISRCSAPCVGLINKNDYLQDVSDAILFLNGKSNHVIKEIKEKMNKASQELNFELASVFRDQVAALSKILNKQTMESSCIEDTDIISVVSEGNKYCVNIAMVRYGRHLGDRSFFSENEYLANAESVLDAFSSQFYLKNQLPDVLVCSHNFTDRNTINSIKKSYGEAKKIKVFVSPVRGIRYSWLKQATYNAKLALQKKFDNINLYINRINKLTDILKIKLKNLSSFRVECFDISHFKGEATRASCVVFENCGMSPSLYRHFIIDKIIPGDDCAAIEQVLYKRFSQKNIKMPHIVLIDGGRGQIEVSKKVFENLNLDVRLLIGISKGDNRKAGLETLVFADDRNDLILGIESEALMLLAHIRDEAHRFAISSMRNVIHKSRFYSKIIDIKGIGEKRCAALLKYFGSMSGISSATMEEISSVEGIPNHLAKAIYESLH
- a CDS encoding MFS transporter — encoded protein: MNFSPPNGTLCNNSVRSRDWKIIFLISFIHALSHFFQLVLPSLYIALGLEFSLDFAKLGLLASIFYVISGVGQVISGIAVDKYGPFKVLLFGIIAFFISSVTISYSFGYFSLLCSAILGGIGNSVFHPAGYLVINKLVSTDRLGYAFSLHGLSGSIGWACAPIFITTVIFVTNWRIAALSVAILFLMSLLFVIRSKDYLHIDAFSYKNNSNDGELKNKDYMGSIINMFSHFAMWGAFIFFISTSFATSSIQQYTIPILVKLYGSSEIFAGSMLSTYMVSSAMGIFIGGLLISAMRFKEGNILISLIISGVTLFVISIGLVPVTYITLAFIIAGFCFGIAIPSRDMLVRKIASKHSTSLVYGVVYSGMDIGSACGPILFGFMMDTGLYRLPWIVAGLMLLVSVYIAGWLDKRSKQ
- the rpmG gene encoding 50S ribosomal protein L33, producing MAKGSREKIKLESTAGTGHFYTTTKNKKNNPEKILLKKFDPVVRKHVGYKEIKLK
- a CDS encoding pyridoxine 5'-phosphate synthase → MIKLGVNIDHVATIRQQRYTDYPDPLLAAIKAEEAGADLITLHLREDRRHIQDNDVFAMRKILKTRMNLECSLSVDIINIACKAKPDDVCLVPENRSELTTEGGLDVIKHMSSIRNVVDLLSSNEINVSIFIDPDIVQIEAAAKIGIGIIEIHTGKYSDAAPSQINNELFRVKEAVGFAKSQGLKVNAGHGLSYDNVTSIASIDGIEELNIGHSIISRSIFDGIHNAVVEMKRIILEARNK
- the rpmB gene encoding 50S ribosomal protein L28, yielding MARVCQITGKAPMVGNNVSHANNKTKRRFLPNLQSRRFWIEEENKWIRLKVSTKAIRTIDKNGIKSVLSNS
- the pgsA gene encoding CDP-diacylglycerol--glycerol-3-phosphate 3-phosphatidyltransferase, with translation MIINIPIVLTFIRIAISPLILLLFYIPNKYICSAFINNLAALLFILAAFTDWLDGWLARYLNQSTSFGAFLDPVADKIIVCTSLIVLLDLGRVSMLVALIIIGREIFISSLREWMARIGSEYIVSVHALGKLKTMFQMAAIPCLFYGDSFLYISFLKIGSLLIAVSSIFAVLSMLFYIKCSLPMLHREFSPNRDIAN
- the acpS gene encoding holo-ACP synthase; this encodes MFNSLDVFKNSKDISGIAGVGIDLLSVDRVRTLYQRYDDHFLAKMLGENELYFFHKRLNANYERGIRFLASRIASKEAFSKAIDTGIRYPITWKSIQIINSNEGKPRIILSYDLNVWYRSIYGNSHVSISDDIHMVIAIVVTERKR